The following proteins come from a genomic window of Dreissena polymorpha isolate Duluth1 chromosome 1, UMN_Dpol_1.0, whole genome shotgun sequence:
- the LOC127849625 gene encoding uncharacterized protein LOC127849625, whose protein sequence is MPQTMCCVPFCSRKGRHKFPKDKQRQAAWVQAIRRVKTKFEIWTPSEYSYVCENHFTEDDYHTITYAGNERRKRALRKTAVPSIFSWTNKATVAKSQERKERRLERENRKRKLFEDVTNMEQSGENTSFEPEYIATKIDIVTSDIDVGASEEVVTQQECVEQIISITDEKVTFMDSFVQTECETEDAAIQTTTTLAFSINKFEDDEAAVHFYTGLENYMKFFFVLNTLGPAAYHLNYVYHSITSISVADQFFITLIKLRRHMTNFELSRLFNVSESVVSNIFITWVLFMEKQWKEINIWPSQTLVHYFAPSSFKRLYPKTRVIIDGTECPIKKPKNPTAQQATFSTYKNRNTVKVLVGSTPGGLISYVSPAYGGATSDRQIVERSSLTRLCSKSDSIMADKGFNVQDIFAPHDVHINIPTFFKKQNRISNETAIKDRKISSKRVHVERIIGLGKTYKILTEPLTSTETKLSSEIIFVCFMLCNFRNGIVSTYA, encoded by the exons atgccTCAAACCATGTGTTGCGTTCCCTTTTGTTCACGAAAAGGTCGACACAAGTTCCCGAAAGACAAACAACGTCAAGCAGCATGGGTACAAGCTATTCGACGGGTGAAAACAAAGTTCGAAATCTGGACTCCATCCGAATACTCGTACGTGTGTGAAAACCACTTCACCGAAGATGATTACCACACAATAACATATGCAG GAAATGAAAGACGTAAGCGGGCATTGCGAAAAACAGCTGTCCCTAGTATTTTTTCCTGGACGAACAAGGCGACTGTTGCTAAGAGCCAGGAGAGAAAGGAACGTCGTCTAGAAAGAGAAAACCGGAAACGTAAGCTGTTTGAAGATGTAACAAATATGGAACAGTCTGGTGAAAACACAAGCTTTGAACCAGAGTACATTGCCACAAAAATTGACATTGTTACCTCTGATATCGATGTGGGTGCTAGCGAAGAAGTTGTGACACAGCAGGAATGTGTCGAGCAAATAATCTCGATCACAGATGAAAAGGTGACATTTATGGACTCATTTGTACAAACAGAGTGTGAAACGGAAGATGCGGCAATACAAACAACAACTACACTTGCATTTAGCATCAACAAGTTCGAGGATGATGAAGCTGCTGTTCATTTCTACACTGGACTTGAAAATTACATgaagttcttttttgttttgaacaCACTCGGACCAGCAGCATACCATCTTAATTATGTGTATCATTCTATAACAAGTATAAGTGTTGCTGATCAATTTTTTATTACGTTGATTAAATTAAGGCGACACATGACAAACTTTGAACTGTCGCGATTATTTAATGTTTCGGAAAGTGTTGTGTCAAACATTTTCATTACGTGGGTCTTGTTCATGGAAAAACAGTGGAAAGAAATTAACATTTGGCCATCACAAACTTTAGTCCACTATTTTGCTCCAAGCAGCTTCAAGAGACTGTACCCCAAAACACGGGTTATAATTGATGGTACTGAGTGCCCAATTAAAAAGCCGAAGAATCCAACAGCTCAACAAGCCACTTTTTCGACTTACAAGAACCGAAATACAGTTAAGGTTTTGGTTGGCAGTACCCCTGGCGGTCTTATTTCTTATGTGTCTCCAGCCTATGGGGGTGCTACAAGTGATAGGCAAATAGTTGAACGGAGTTCACTGACCAGGCTTTGTTCCAAAAGTGACAGTATAATGGCTGATAAAGGTTTCAATGTGCAGGACATTTTTGCACCACATGATGTGCATATCAATATACCAACCTTTTTTAAGAAGCAAAATAGAATTTCGAATGAAACTGCTATTAAAGATAGAAAAATTTCAAGTAAACGTGTTCATGTAGAAAGAATTATTGGGCTAGGAAAAACATACAAAATTTTAACTGAACCTTTGACTAGCACAGAGACTAAGTTGTCATCAGagataatttttgtttgtttcatgctATGTAATTTCAGGAATGGCATAGTGTCTACATATGCTTAA
- the LOC127867139 gene encoding uncharacterized protein LOC127867139, whose protein sequence is MASQFSSLSLGQLRTELRKRNAKLSGRKKELIERLEAYDRNQNFNNCEELMPEFRMQIPATSCYKDVNTDMKMAPFDREQANAYMERFGVEFDQVVTSLYGDKFLLYLRMFSSEKLCYVKSSCRAEMKKKIDYVVDITFTKHGFVHEAQCECGAGEGPFGHCKHIRTVLYACVKFVQSGEVKVESSCTQQLQSFHKSKKHTGSPVKARDLKIGGAEICNIADFDPRPSQFRNAANYKDHFYNTCMNFATISKTPIFQTFEPANMYAYSNDHDYFSTSHEQNFLNLNKITKITSEECECIEEQTRGQNTNDRWHEERGKRIQSSNYHRICAATEKTSLVGLASTIVQGQVVRQNEAMRHGCKYEKTAIHIYESARNVKVKSCGITVSRTHPFLGASPDGIVNKDLIVEVKCPFSAKIKRFPQ, encoded by the exons ATGGCTTCACAATTTAGCAGTTTATCTTTAGGACAACTTCGCACAGAATTAAGAAAGAGAAATGCAAAGTTATCTGGACGAAAAAAGGAATTAATCGAGAG ACTTGAAGCATATGATCGCAATCAGAACTTTAACAACTGCGAGGAGCTTATGCCAGAGTTTCGAATGCAAATTCCAGCCACCAGTTGCTACAAAGATGTCAACACCGACATGAAGATGGCCCCGTTTGACCGTGAGCAGGCGAATGCATATATGGAACGGTTTGGAGTTGAGTTCGACCAAGTGGTGACTTCTTTGTATGGTGACAAGTTCTTGTTGTACCTTAGGAtgttttcttcagaaaagttgtGCTATGTAAAAAGTTCATGTAGGgcagaaatgaaaaagaaaattgATTATGTCGTTGACATTACATTCACCAAACATGGCTTTGTGCATGAGGCACAGTGTGAATGTGGTGCTGGTGAAGGTCCGTTCGGACATTGTAAACATATAAGGACTGTTCTGTATGCGTGTGTGAAATTTGTTCAATCCGGAGAAGTTAAGGTGGAATCATCTTGTACCCAACAGCTTCAGTCTTTCCACAAATCGAAGAAACACACAGGATCCCCGGTAAAGGCTCGAGACCTCAAGATAGGTGGAGCTGAGATTTGTAATATTGCAGACTTTGACCCCAGGCCTAGTCAGTTTAGAAATGCTGCCAATTACAAAGACCATTTCTACAACACATGTATGAATTTTGCTACAATATCAAAAACTCCAATTTTTCAAACTTTCGAGCCAGCAAATATGTACGCTTATAGCAATGATCACGACTATTTCAGTACGTCACATGAACAGAACTTTCTAAACCTCAACAAAATTACCAAAATAACATCAGAAGAGTGTGAATGTATTGAAGAACAGACGAGGGGACAAAATACCAATGATCGATGGCATGAGGAGCGTGGAAAGCGCATTCAGTCCTCAAACTACCACCGAATCTGTGCTGCGACAGAAAAGACAAGTTTAGTTGGATTGGCCTCAACAATAGTGCAGGGACAAGTTGTGAGGCAAAATGAAGCGATGCGACATGGATGCAAGTATGAAAAAACTGCGATACACATTTATGAGAGTGCAAGGAATGTTAAAGTCAAGTCTTGTGGCATAACGGTTTCACGGACACACCCATTTCTAGGGGCATCTCCAGATGGAATTGTAAATAAAGACTTGATAGTTGAGGTGAAATGCCCATTCAGTGCTAAAATAAAGAGATTTCCTCAGTGA